The Pseudomonas pergaminensis nucleotide sequence TGAACATCCTTTTAGCCCGCGCTCCCCACGCGGGCTTTTCTTTGCCTGGGGTTTATCGCAGGCAAAAAAAGAGGCAAGCCCTTCATCAAGGCTTGCCTCCAGTTTCTACCCGTCAGCGCGGGCCGCCACCGCCAGGGCCGCCGCCCTGACCGTGCCCGCCACCATGACCACCGCCGCCGCCACCACCGGGAGGCATGAACATCCAGCAGCCCGACAAGGTCGACAACAGCGCGACAACCACTGCCGCCTTGGTTACATAACTCAACTTCATGACCACACTCTCTTACTTGACGAGATTGACTTCTCGCTGGGTATGACAGTGCCAACTCAAATGCGTCACGGCTATCGTGTAACCTGTTGGTAAGGTTTGTAAGCCCGGCGGTACAAGCTGCCGTCAGTTCTGCGGCCGCTGTTTGGTCGAGTCCAGCTCGGCTTTTTTGGCAGTGCTGATTTCGGTGATTTGCGCCGACTTGGCGATCGCAAAATCGAATGTATCCTGCATCTTGGCAATGGCATCGGTGGCGGTGCCTTTCAGCCCACCGTTGGCCGCCCAGTCGAAGTTCCACACGCCCGACAGGTTATCGGCACCGGCCACGTCGTGGGTTTCGATGGCGGTGAACACATCGGGGTGACGCTCCATGTACTTGGCAGCATCGGACACCTCGGCAGGCACTTTGCCCGAGGCATTGTTGGCCAGCTGGGTCAGCTCCTGCTTGGTGATGGCCGACTTGCCGGTCTGGCGCATATAGTCGGCAATCACTTTGCTGGACTTGGCAATGTTCAACTTGTCATCGAACGCCGAAGGTGACGCTTTAGGCGTGTTTGCCCCGCTGCCGGCGGGCGTTACGGTAGTAGACATCGGCGCTGCTCCCCTGAAGGTACGAATGAAATCGTCGTGCTGACGATAGCCTGGCGCCGACGTTAGCATGGGCAATGGGCCATTAATCTGTGCTTCACAACAATTCACAAGGCCATGATCTGCGGCTTCTGTGAAAGCCTGCCAATCCATTACCATGAACCTGTATTCATGCTGATTAATTGCCAGCCCCCGACCCGGACCCCAGTCATGAGAGATCTACCGCCCACCGCCACGCTGCGAGCTTTCGAAGTAGCGACCCGGCACGCGACGTTCACATCGGCCTCAGAAGAACTGCATGTGACCCAGAGCGCCGTCAGCCACCAACTCAAGCACCTCGAGGACCTGTGGGGCCTGCAGCTGTTCCAGCGTGGCAAGGCGTTGCGGCTGACCCCGGCCGGGGCCGCACTGGCGCCCATTGTGCGCGAGTTTTTCATGAACCTTGAGGTCACGCTGGCTGACCTCAGGGAACAAAAAGGCCGGGTTCGCCTGAAGGTCAGCACCACGTATTCGTTTGCCTTGAAATGGCTGCTGCCCAGGTTGCCCAGCCTGTCGCAGCAACATCCGGAAATCCTGATTACGCTGGAGACCAGCGACAAGGCCATCAAGTTCTCCAGCTCAGACCCGGATGTGGCCATCCGGCTGGGCAACGGCAATTATCCCGGCCTGCACTCGGAAGTCATGCTCCGCGAGCAGATCTTCCCGGTGGCCAGCCCGGATCTGCTCAACCGTTTCGGCGCGCCCCACGAGCCCGCTGAGCTGCTGCGTTACCCGTTGCTGACGCGCGACGGCGCAGACCTGGTGCCCAAGTGGGAAGCCTGGTTCGAACATATCGGCGTCAGCATTGCGCCACTCAAGGAAAGCGTCAGGTTCGCGGATACCAACATGACCATCGAGGCGGCGCTGCTGGGCCAAGGTGTTGCGCTGGCGCGAAGCGGCCACGTTGAAGCTGAAATCAATGACGGTCGCCTGATCAGGCTGTTTGAGCTGCCGTTCGCGTCGCCGGTCGGCTACTACTTTGTCTGCCCCAAAGGGATTGAAACCCAGCCACACATCATCAGCTTTCGTAACTGGCTGTTGGCCGAGTCGATGCAGGCACAGCAAAATTATCAGTGATACATGAACAATCACTCATGACAGGATGAAAGGACTTCGCTGTTAAACACGCCCTTGCGGTGTTTAACATGGCGCATGCCTTTACCCATCGTTCTACTCATCCTCTTCGCCGCCCTCTTGCATGCCAGCTGGAACGCATTGTTGCGTGTCGGCGCCGACAGGCTGTGGTCAATGACCGTGATGTGCGTGGCGGTCGCCATCGCCAGCAGTGTCATCGCCGTGTTTCTCGCCCCTCCCGCGCCAGCCAGCTGGCCCTACGCTGTCCTGTCGGGCGTGTTGCACGTGGGCTATAACCTGTTCCTGGTGCGAAGCTACAAGGTGGGCGACCTGGGGCAGACGTACCCGATCGCCCGCGGCTCCTCACCCATTCTGATCACGCTTTGCGCCTTGGTGTTTGCCGGTGAAACGGTCAGCACGAACGCTCTCATCGGCATCGTGCTGGTCTCCGGCGGCATTATTTCTCTGGCCTTCAGACAGCGCAGACTGGCGGTGCCCAGCCTGCCCTACGCCCTGGGCACGGGTTTTTTCATCGCGGCCTACAGCGTCACGGACGGTGTTGGCGCGAGGCTGTCCGGCGCACCGATGGCCTACACCGTATGGATGTGTGCGCTCTGGGGCGTATTGATGCCCCTGGTGTATATCGGCCTGCGCGATACACGCAGCCTCTTCGCCCCGCGCCCCGGTGTCATCACAGCCTTGATCGGGGGGCTTGTGTCCCTCCTGGCCTACGGCATCGTCATTTACGCCATGTCCCACGCGCCGATGGGCGCCGTTTCGGCCCTGCGCGAAACCAGCGTGCTGTTCGCGGCATTGATCGGTTATTTGTTTTTGGGCGAGTCGCTGACTGTCCGCAAAGTCCTGGCGTGCGTGGTCATTGCGACCGGCACGATGCTGATAGGCTGATCGTTCACCCCTCAAAGGAGGTTCAAGCAATGAGTACTGTGTCTTCGACACCGCTGATTCTGATTACCGGCGGCAGCCGCGGTGTCGGCGCGGCAACCGCGCGCCTTGCAGCGGCGCAAGGCTACGATGTCGCGATCAGCTACGTCAGCAACGAGGCGGCCGCGCTCGGCGTGGTGGCGGATGTGCAAGCGTTGGGGCGCCGCGCCCTGGCCATCCGCGCCGACAGTGCGGACCCCGGACAGGTCGCGCAGCTGTTCGCAGCCATTGACCAGACGTTTGGCCGTATCGATGTGCTGGTCAACAATGCCGCGATCATTGCCCTGCAGTCACGCTTTGAAGACCTCGACTTTGCCCGCATGCAGCGCATCTTCGCGATCAATGCCATCGGCCCGATGCTGTGCGCGCAGCACGCGGTGAAACGCATGTCGCTGCGCCATAATGGCAAGGGTGGCAGCGTGATCAACGTGTCCTCGGCCTCCGCCCGGCTGGGCAGCCCGAACGAGTATGTCGATTACGCCGCCTCCAAGGGTGCCCTGGAGACGTTCACCACCGGGCTGTCCAAGGAAGTCGCGCGCGAAGGCATACGCGTCAACTGCGTACGGCCTGGGCACATCTACACCGACATGCACGCCAGCGGCGGCGAACCAGGGCGTGTGGATCGGGTCAAGGACAGCATTCCCATGGGCCGTGGCGGCGAACCCGAAGAGGTGGCCCGCGCTATCCTGTGGCTGGCCGGTAAGGAAGCGTCGTTCATCACCGGGACCTTTCTGGATGTGACAGGCGGCAAGTAGGCGGTAACCGCCGATTAACGGGAGGCGTGCTGGTCCCGGTGCCGGGCCAGCCCTTCCAGGGTGAACCGCGCTTGCATCAGCACCACCTCCCGCACTTGTTCCATTTCCTTCTGGTTCACTTCGCTCCACTTCAACGCCTCCAGCAGCTTGGGCTTCTGGATGCGGAACGCCAGGCCCTGGGTAAACAGCGCCATGGAATGGATCACCGTGCGCTCATCCTCCAGCGCCAGGCCGGCCACGCGTGCGATCAGTTGGCGGATGACCCGCGCAATACGCGCCTTGAAACGCTCCTCGAACGCCATCGTTGCGCTTTGCGGGCACAAGCCGGCCTGGTGGCGATCCATGAACGCACGCCATGCCGTGGTTTGCGGGCTGTCCTGGATGGTTGAAACCACGGTGCCCAGGATGCCCAGCGAGGCGTCAATCAGCGCGTTGTCGCCGGAATCGGCATCGGCCAGCACGCTTTCCGCCGCCTCCACCGGCGGCGACATCTTGCGCCACAGCAGCGTGATCAAGTGCTCGACGCACGCCAGGTACACGCCTTCC carries:
- a CDS encoding DMT family transporter; this encodes MPLPIVLLILFAALLHASWNALLRVGADRLWSMTVMCVAVAIASSVIAVFLAPPAPASWPYAVLSGVLHVGYNLFLVRSYKVGDLGQTYPIARGSSPILITLCALVFAGETVSTNALIGIVLVSGGIISLAFRQRRLAVPSLPYALGTGFFIAAYSVTDGVGARLSGAPMAYTVWMCALWGVLMPLVYIGLRDTRSLFAPRPGVITALIGGLVSLLAYGIVIYAMSHAPMGAVSALRETSVLFAALIGYLFLGESLTVRKVLACVVIATGTMLIG
- a CDS encoding SDR family oxidoreductase, with product MSTVSSTPLILITGGSRGVGAATARLAAAQGYDVAISYVSNEAAALGVVADVQALGRRALAIRADSADPGQVAQLFAAIDQTFGRIDVLVNNAAIIALQSRFEDLDFARMQRIFAINAIGPMLCAQHAVKRMSLRHNGKGGSVINVSSASARLGSPNEYVDYAASKGALETFTTGLSKEVAREGIRVNCVRPGHIYTDMHASGGEPGRVDRVKDSIPMGRGGEPEEVARAILWLAGKEASFITGTFLDVTGGK
- the gcvA gene encoding transcriptional regulator GcvA, which encodes MRDLPPTATLRAFEVATRHATFTSASEELHVTQSAVSHQLKHLEDLWGLQLFQRGKALRLTPAGAALAPIVREFFMNLEVTLADLREQKGRVRLKVSTTYSFALKWLLPRLPSLSQQHPEILITLETSDKAIKFSSSDPDVAIRLGNGNYPGLHSEVMLREQIFPVASPDLLNRFGAPHEPAELLRYPLLTRDGADLVPKWEAWFEHIGVSIAPLKESVRFADTNMTIEAALLGQGVALARSGHVEAEINDGRLIRLFELPFASPVGYYFVCPKGIETQPHIISFRNWLLAESMQAQQNYQ
- a CDS encoding CerR family C-terminal domain-containing protein, with the protein product MARHKPAAEGGYQRGEETRARIIEAAVEVFGARGYDGASTRDIATAAGVNAPAIQYYFDGKEGVYLACVEHLITLLWRKMSPPVEAAESVLADADSGDNALIDASLGILGTVVSTIQDSPQTTAWRAFMDRHQAGLCPQSATMAFEERFKARIARVIRQLIARVAGLALEDERTVIHSMALFTQGLAFRIQKPKLLEALKWSEVNQKEMEQVREVVLMQARFTLEGLARHRDQHASR